DNA from Prosthecobacter debontii:
TAACAAATGATCTTTCCAATGAGATGTCCGTTCTTTGACATACCACGGATGGAGACCGTAGGAGGGACGCACCCAGGGGTAGTGACGAGCCAGTTCCGCGACCGCGCTCCAGTCCTCTTCACTGGAGCCGTTAACCACAGCCTCCCCCAAATCACAACGGCTGAGTTCTGCCATCACCGCGGGTCGCCAAGGGTCGAGCCGGTCATCTTGCAGGTGATTGTGAGCATCGTGAAGCATGAGTTAATGCAGTCTCCGGAATAAGTTGCGCGTATGTAGCGTTTTATGAAGCGTTTTCAGCCTAAGCGCTGACATCTTCCCCGCTCAACCCATGAAATATACTCTGACCATCCTCGCCCTCGCCGCCAGTCTATTCACCTCCGCCCAGGCGGGCCAAGGTGAAAAAGTGGACCTCCCTGCCCCCCAAGTTTCCGGCGTCAATCAAGACGGCACGACTGTGAATTTCGCCGACGTCTATGCCAAAGGCCCCACCGTAGTTTTCTTTTATCCCAAGGCCAACACCCCAGGTTGCACGAAGCAGGCCTGCTCTCTGCGCGACGCCTTCGGCGATCTGACCAAGGAAGGTGTCCAGGTGCTGGGCGTCTCTTTTGACGGCGTGGAAGCTCAGCTCAAGTTCAAAAATGACCATACCCTGCCCTACGATCTGATCGCCGATCCTGAGGGTAAAATCGTGGATGCCTTCAATGTGGACCGCATTGTCAAAGGCCCCATGACCTTGGCCAGCCGCCAGGCTTTCCTGATCAAGGGCGACAAGATCGTCTGGAAAGATTCAAAAGCTTCCACCGACCAACAAGCCGCTGACATCAAGCGCGTGTTGGCTGAGACGAAGTAATCAAGCTACCCACTTTTGTTCCTCTCTTCATTCAAGGAGAGAGGAATGACCCTTTGCATAAAAGGGCTCAGACTCTTCTCGTTTCACTTCCTGACTTCACGCTGGGCCAAGACAGCCTTCACAAGCCGCAGCATATCCGCAGGCTCATAAGGTTTGGGCAAGACGGCAGCAAAGCCATAAGCCGCAGGCTTGGCCATGACAGGATCATCGGAGTAGCCGCTGGACACGATTGCCAGCACTTCAGGATCCAGTTGGCGTAAACGCTCCATGGTCCTGACTCCGCCCATGCCATTTGGGATCGACAAATCGAGGATGACCAAGTCGAAAGGTTGCCCCTGCTGAAGGGCTTCTTGATAGAGCCTCACCGTCTCGGTGCCTTCGGCGCTTTCCGCGATTTCGTAATTCTGGCTGCTGAGATTACGTACGATGAGATTCCGCACCAGAGGATCATCCTCAAGCACGAGAATGCGCGGCACGGCAGATTGTGGTGGGCTATCGAAGGCGGTGCTTAACCCCATCGCCTCGACTTCATCGCCCTCGGCATCGACGGGGAGATAAAAGCGCACGGTGGTGCCTTTCCCGGGTTCACTTCGCACGGAGATGGAACCGCCGTGGGCTTTGGCAATGGATTCACAAACCGTCAGGCCTAAACCAGTGGCGTTCTCTGCCTTGCGAGTGCTGTAATAGGGCTCGAAAATGTGCGCGAGATTTTCTGGGGCAATGCCTTCACCCCGGTCATGGACTTCAATGACCACGCCCGTAGGCTGCATGGGATGATCCTGGAGCATTTCATGCGGGAACATCTCTCCCGGATCTGCGGGCACACAACGAACGGTGATCAATCCCCCTTCCGGCTGTGCTTGCTCCGCATTGCGGATGAGATTCCCTAACAAACGACGCAACTGCGCAGGATCAACAGCAAGATTCGGCAGGCGTGGAGCTAACTCCAATCGATACTCGATGCGAGTAGCCCGGCTATGATGCAGGAAAAACTGCTCCACAAGATCGCCGAGTTGCGTCGGCCGTTTGATTGGCGCTCCACCGCGAGCGAAGGTGAGCAACTGCTGCACGAGGCCCTGGGCCTGCAGCGTGGCTTGTTTGGCGGTGTGCAACTCAGGCAGTTGCACCGCGCTGCGCAGGCGCATTTCTGCAAGAGAGATATTCCCCAGCAGCACCGTCAGCAGATTGTTGAATTCATGAGCAAAGCCACGGGCCAGCAGCCCAAGAGATTCCAAGCGGTCCAGACGATTGCGACGATCTGCCTCTTCACGGCGGCTGGTGATGTCCTGCATCAGCACAAGCAGCCCTTCCGCAAAAGGATGACCTCTGATTTCTAACCACGTTTGCTTTTCTTCAAAGTAGAGTTCCCGTGTGACGGATTCGCGATGCAGCAGGGCATGAGCCAGAGCTTCGTAATGTGATTCGCGCGTCGCCGTGGGGAGCAGGTCCCAGAAGTTGGCCCCGAGCAGCTTCTCCGGTCCGCGCTCGAACAGTTTTTGCGCGCTCGCGTTGGCATAGATGAGCTGCCACTTGCCATCCAAGGCGACCAGAGGGTCGGAAATGCTTTCCACCACATCCACCAGAGGTGCTTGGGCGGCACGCTCAGCAGGAGAAACGGTGGTCGGTAAATTTTCAGATACCGGAACTGCCAAACCCCGGAAGAGAATGACGACACCTGTCAATTGACCCGATTGATCCTTCAGGGGCGTGGAGCGGTCCTGCACGGCCACGCGGGTGCCGTCTTGGGTGGTCAGCCAAACGGTGCGCTCACGAGCGGGTTGGGTAGCAGTGCTCAACTCCACCGCAGCAGGTTCACCACTCGGATGATAGATGCGGAAAACCTCGTGTAGGGAACGACCAACGCCCTGTTGCTCGGCCCAACCAGTGATGCGGGCCGCCGCAGGATTCATGAAGACAATGACGCCGGCTAAATCCGCAGCGATGACGCCATCGGTCAAACTTTGAAAGGCTTCAAAGTAGCTCTGCTCACGCTTCAAACGCTCTTTCTCAGCAAGGTGACGGCTGGCGGCGACCTCCACCGTCAGGCGCAACTCATCCTGATTGAAAGGCTTGAGGAGATATCCCTGCGGATTGGTGTCGCGTGCTCGATTGACGGTTTCGAGATCCGCACAAGCTGTGACATAGACGACGCCCACATGCCCCTTGCGCTGGAGTCGGCGCGTCGTTTCAATGCCATCCAATGTCCCGTCGAGATGGACATCCATGAGCACAAGATCTGGATGCACCTCGTCATAGAGACGCAGGGCATCTTCACCTGTCGCACAGTTGCCTACCACGCGGTAGCCCAGGCCACTCAGGCACGACGCCATGTCACATCCGACGAGACCTTCGTTCTCGACGATGAGGATGCGAATGCGTTCAGGACCATTCATGGGCGAATTAGCAATACCACGCTAATTCTAAATATCAGCATATGCTATAGGAAATCGCAATTGAATTTCTGTTCCACCGGAATTTGAGCTCCCGACACTGAACTGACCGCGCATTTGCTCGGCGAAAACAGCCAGGATTTTCAGCCCCAACCCAGCAGAGGCCCCAGCTTCGAAGCCGGCTGGTAAGCCGACGCCGTCGTCTTCGACGATCAGTTGCCCGCCTTGAGAACCAAAACTCAGTCGTACCTGGATATGACCTGGCCGTCCTCCGGGGAACGCGTGTTCAAAGCTATTGGACAGCGTTTCATTCAATGTCAGAGCCAGCGGCATGAGCCATTCCTGCTGGATTTCGCCCTCTTCCAAGAAAAGTTGCACTGCCACCTGGTCGGTGGAGACTTGATAGCAGTCCCGCAGACGTCTGACGAGCCCTTCCGCGAAGGCCTTGAAACTTTCCGCCGCCCCTAGGGCGATTTGATAAAGATGCTGGTGCAGCTCCGCAATCGCTCGGACTCGGTTCTGGCTGGAGCGCAGCGCAGAAAGCGCATCGGGATTCGCCACCGTGTTCGACTCCAAGTTCAGGAGGCTCGAAATGATCTGCAGGTGATTTTTGATCCGGTGATGAGTTTCGCTCAAGAGTAACTTTTCCCGGGAGAGATCTGCGACTGGCCAACTGACTGTGGGCTGAATTTGCACTACGGTTTGCGGCACTTGGGGAGTGGCGGCCGCCTGTACGTTTGGCAGCCCCACCATCGCCACCTCCTGCACGTGGAAATCAAAGCCACCGCCATCGAGAGGCGTCACCTTGAGCCGAACGGCCTGCCTCTGACCATCGCGATTGAAGCAAGCCAAATCGGCCTCGCCCTCCACACTTTCCGCCAACCGTTTCAATTGAGCATAGAATCCGGAAGGATCTGACGGACTAAAATGCAGGTGCAGCGCGCGGCCACGGGCTTCGATCTCAGTCAATCCGAGAAGCTCCAATCCCCGAGGTGTGATCTCACGGATGCGTCCATTCACATTCGTTTTCAGCAGAGACCGTCTCACACTGCCTCCAGCCGCCCCACCGTAAGCAGCGGCATCCATCGGTGGCGCAAAAAACGCTGCTGAGGTGGGTATTGCCATCTGAGGAGCCATCTCCCGAGGCGCAAATGCCATTGAACCAGACACCGCAGCTGGAGTTTTCTTCTGGAAGAGGAAGATGGTGCAGTGCGGCTGCCCCTGAGCATCCATGACCGGAGCCATGATCAGGCTCACAGGAACCGAGCTTTGACTCGCCTGCCGCACCCGGACTTCCACCACAGCGCTGCGTCCTCCCGTTTCCAGCAATTGCCGCAAGGCCGCACGACGGGCGGAGGCATCTTCAGGCTCCAGCCAAGCATCCAACGGATAGCGGCGCAATTCCGTCTTCGGATGACCCAGTAGAGTCTCCGCCAGATGATTCACTTCAAACACTGCCCCGGCTTTATCCATCAGCACCACAGGCAGAGGCACCTCATGCAACAACGTGCGGAACTTGGCCTCCGTGGAGCGCAATTGCTCCTCCTGGCGGCAAGGTTCGGTCACATCCTGGATGCAGACGAGCAGTCCCCCTCCCGGTAGGCTGGCAGGTTGGAATTCCAGTTCTTTGAGCAAGCCGTCTGCGGTCGCCAGGGAAAAAGTGCGGGTCAGTTGACGGCGCCACACATCCTCCCGCCACATCGTCATCACCTCTTCACGATGATCGCCGTTCGGGCACGCAGCGGCTAACCAAGTCTCGACCGTCTCATCTTTTTGCAAGCCCCGCCCCAGCAATCGGGTCAGTGGCTCGTTTTGCCCCATGGGCATGCCATGCTCATCCAGCACCAGCACCCCGCAGGGTAAGGCATCCAGATATTGGCGCACGCGCGCTTCCTTTTGGGTAAAAACACGTTCCGCTTCATGCAATGTACGCAATTCCTGGCGAGCACGGGCCAGTTCATCTTGCAGCCGACGCATCTCCAGCATCCGAGTGGCAGTCTCAGAGACCCCTGGAGTGGCTTGAGAAATCGAAGCCACCGCAGTGGCAAGGCTCGCGAGATCAGGCGCTCCACCTCCGCTAGCACCACCCCGCTCCGCTGCCGAGAAAGGCGATGGAGCCGCTGCTGACGCTGGCAGCCGCATGGCGAGGTAACGTTTTTCCCCCTCCTGAGTTGACACCGTATGGGTCACTAGCCAGCGCTGAGATGGTAGGCGGCTGGCATCGGAGAAGGACTGCGCCTGGAGCGCAGGCACATCCAGTATCCAGCCTTCATGTTTGTGGTCTCCGGCCAGCTTCTCCAGAGTCAAACCCCACTGCAGTTGCACACGGCCCGACTCCCGAGATTCGGCAAAGACATCCCAGAAAGCCGAAAACCCTTCCTGAATCCCACGGGCCAATCCCAACTCCACCGCCGCTGGATTGGCCTGATGGATCACCGCCCGCTCATCCAACAGAACCATCGGCAGCGGACTGAGGTTCAACTCACTGGCCAGATTCGACGCGGCGGTCGCAGCTGCCGGCGCTTCCGAAACAGTTCCTTCTTCGGCAGGGAGGGATTGGAGCGCAGCGGCATTGCCAAATTTCTCGCAAGTCACCATCAAGCCCCCGACGCTGGCATCCTGCTTACGACGCCATGGCCTCACCTCCCAGCGATAAATGACCCTGCGACCGTCAGGACCTGAAAGAGCATCGTGCTCACTGCGCACCACATGCCCCTGCAGGGCGCGGTCATAGACCTGCTTCCAGCCTGGATGCATGCCTGGAAAAACCTCATACTGACTGCGGCCCATAAGCGGCTGCGCTGCCTGGAGTGAAAACTCTTCCACCCACGCCCGGTTGGCCAGCATGTAGCGCATCTGGTCATCGAACATGGCCATCGCCACAGGCGCGTTTTCAATCAGTACCCCTAGGACTGCCTCCATCTCCTCAGGGACCTTGCAGGGATCAGCAAGCCCTTGATCCCCACCCTCCATCTTCGCTGCCGAAGAAGGAAATTGGCGGGGCTGAATCACGTTTCGAAGGACGGAGGAAGACATTGAATGCCGAGGGTGACTGAAAGTCGAAATTTTTTAAATATAAAGGAACCTCAAGTTCCCAACAACAAAGAAATCATCAGTCTTGCGTCGCAATTTAGAGAAAATTGAGCTCCTCATTTTACTCGCGATGATACGGTTCATTTCGAAGAATACTATAAGCACGATAGAGCTGTTCGGCCAGCACAACGAGCGCAATCTCGTGCTGTAGGGTAAACGAAGACAGCGTCCAACACTCATCAGCCTGCGCGCGAAAGGCGGCGCTGTGACCGTCCGCCCCTCCGATAATCAAGCTCGCTCGCTTGGTCCCGTGAAGGTCTTTTTGCTCGATCCATCGCGCTAGATCCAAGCTGCGATAAGCCTTGCCGCGTTCATCCAACACAATTCGAAAGCTATCCGCACTGGCCTGAAGAAGCTGCGTCTCCACATGATCGCGGGGTCCTTCTTTAATCACCACATGCTCCACCTTTGCCACACGGCGGAGCCGATGGAGGTAATCATCCAGGCCTTGACGGGCCCAAGACAACGCAGGTTTGCCAACAGTTACAATTCGCCAGTGCATATGAGAGATCGGGCAGAATACACATCGCCTCAGTTTATGAAAAATCTAAGAAAAATAGAATTTAAGTTCATTCTGATAGTCCTTCGCTACCATTGCTGTTGCATAATCTAAAAAAAACACTATAAATGCGAAAGCGGCTTCAAAAAATCGCACCTACGCCCATGCTTCACTCCCAGATGCTCCACCGGCTCCGTCTGCCTTTATTAGGCTGTTCTGTCATCTCCCTCGTTTCCTGTGAGATACCTCCGAGGGAAGCCTGGAGTCAGATTCAAAGCGAGGGATTGATCTCTTATTACATGGCCAAGCCTTCGGGAGCACCTCTGACTTCGACCTCCGCGAAGCCGATGGTGGCGCAGAACACCGCACCAGTGGCCGCTAAACGTGAAGTGGCTCCCGCACCCGTGGACAACAGCAATCTGCCTGTCGCCCGCGCTGTCAGCGATCTTCCAGGCTATGTTCGTTCTCCTTACACCAATCCAGGTCGCCTCGTGGATGTGCGTGGCATGAGCGCTGGATCTAAGGTTGTGTGCCCTTATACTCAGAAGCCTTTTGTGGTGCCAAACAATGTGGCGCGTGAATCCACAGCTCCACGAATCGCAGCTTCTCCAACGCCATCCTCTCCCGAAGTGAAGCCCAAGCCACGGTCCAGCGTGAGCGTGCCCGTGCCTTCTTCCACTCCGACGACACCCACCAATGTGGCTGCTATGACGGCTCCAGAGCCCAAGCTGGAAACACCGACGACTCCAGCCCCTGAGAATCCAACTCCCTCGGTCGCTACTACCCCTGCCCCCGCTTCAGACCTCCCTTACGGTTCCGCCATCCCCGGACGCCCTGGTTTTGTGAACAGCCCCTACGCCGCCAAGCATCAGCTCGTCGATGTGACAGGCCTGCCTGTGGGGATGGAAGTGAAGTGCCCCTACACGGGTAAACTCTTCCGGGTGCCGCCACAGTAAGCGCTGCCGCTTTCCCACTTTCTGTTCGTTGTGAACACCCCGCTTTGAGCAATCAAGCGGGGTTTTTCTTTTCACCTGGGAATAGCCAAAATAAAAGGCGAGGGATGAGCCCTCGCCTTTTGTGATTGATCACTGCCCATTCGTGAGATCACACCTTCGCCATGGCCTTCTCCACACCGGTAACAATCTCGCCGATGCGGAAGTTCAGGCCGTCGGTTTTGCATACGGACTGAATCTTGGGATCAGCAAGGCTGGCACGCAGCAACATCGCTAGCTGACCGTAACCATAGACCCCCACATCATTCATCTCGATGACGATGATGTGTTTGTATTTGGCAAAGAGGCTGTCCAGATTCGCTGGCATCGGGTGCAGATGACGCAGGTGGGCAGCACCGATCTTGTGTCCTTCAGCACGCAAGCGGTTCACACTCTCTTTGATCGGACCATAGCTGCTGCCCCAGCCGACAAGCAGAGCATCGCCTTCTTGATCGCCATACACCTCAGGCAGAGGCAGTTGTTTGGAGAGTTCCACCAGCTTATTGCGACGCTTATCCGTCATCTTCTGGTGCATCTTGGGGTTACCACTTGGATGGCCCCATTCGTCGTGTTCCAGACCGGTCACGTGAGGATAACGCCCGCCTTCCATCTTCGCCCCAGGAGGTGCGTGACGTGTGATCTGATCCAGCGGATACGGTTTGAAATCGGCGGGGCGATCCGAAAGATCAAGGGTCGGTTCGACCCAATGCTTATCGAGATCAGGCTCCGTGAAGGCTTCGATACGGCTGCTCAGAGCTTGGTCGCTGAGAATGATCACCGGGCAGGAGTATTCGCGCGCCAGCTTGCCTGCCTCGAGGGCAATGTAGAAACAATCCTCCACATCTTTGGGCGCCAACACAATGCGTGGGCTATCGCCATGGCTGCCATAGATGGCCTGCAGGAGATCACTCTGTTCCACACTTGTCGGTAGGCCGGTCGAAGGACCGCCGCGCTGGACGTTGATCACAATCAGCGGAATCTCCGCCATGCTGGCATAACTAAGCGCTTCCATCTTCAAGCTCAGGCCAGGCCCAGCACTGCCGGTCACGGCCAGATGCCCGGCGTAGGCAGCCCCGATGGTCATGGCCACCGCAGCCAGTTCATCTTCGGCCTGGACATAAATGCCACCATATTTGGGTAACTCTGTGCGAAGCGTCTCCATGATGCTGGACCACGGTGTGATGGGATAAGCCGCACCGTAACGCACGCCAGCAGCGATCAAGCCCATGGTCATGAGTGTGTTACCATCCGTGCTCAGACGATGCTCATCTTTGTGCTCCCCCTCTTCAAAATTAAAGGTACCAATGTCACCGATGGGATAGGCGTAACCCGCATCGAAAGCCAACATCGCATTGCGCAGCACACTTTCATCCTTCTTGCCAAACTGTCGGCTCACAATGCCCACCAGCTTGTCTTTATCGAGCTGATAAACGGCGCACAAAAGGCCTAACACAAACATGTTTTTACCTCGGTCACGAGCGCTCCCGCCGATGGCCTCCACCGTCGCGGCGGTGAATGGAATGCCGATGTGGTGAATGCCACGCTCCTGCTTCAGCTCAGTCACTTCTCCACTGTCGTAAAAGCAGATGCCGCCCTCACGCAGAGAATTGAAGTGCGCATCATAGCTATGCTGATAAAACGCCACGAGAACATCACTCTCATCACCTGGGTGCAACACCTCGCCTGAGCCCAGATGAAGTTGGAAGATCGAAGGCCCGCCCGAGATCGTGGACGGGATGGTCATATAGGTCATCACATCGTGCTGGGTCCTGCCGGCGAGGCGGGCGAGGAATCCCCCGATGGATTGGATCCCGTCCTGCGAGTTACCTGCAAGACGGATGACGGCATTGCGAAGGGTCGTGCTAACGGACGACGCCGGTGAAGCGGTGGCTGTGGACATGGCTGGTCGGAGATCAGATCAACGCGCTTGATTGGGGAAATTGATCTTAAATCTGATGCTGCGATGAACCCGCCCCTGGCGTCAAGCCAGCGTTTCGCTGCTTTCATTGCTTTTTTCGACCAACTTTCCGACGTCAAAAAGCAAAACAATCGCAGCCTGAGCCCCAGAGTTGGCTCAGAGGCACTGGCTCGGCCTGGACCCCGCTACGACGCATTACTTTCGGTGAGGCCCAAGGGGAGAAAGACACGGACCGTTCGCTGCGCAGAAAGTGCGGTGCTCCATAGCCCCCGAATTTTGCCACCGGTGACCAATCCGGCGTCACGGGCAATTCTGGCGGCGCGTGATCTTTGAATTCTGCTTCCGCCCAGACCGGTTTCCCGCCTAACAAAGTAAGCACACTGTGCAGGCTTTTGATTTTCTCCTCCGGCACACTGAAGTAATCGTCACTGAGCACGATGAGATCGGCGAGCTGCCCGGGCTTGATCACACCTTTGACTTCTTCATCCCTGCTGAACCAAGCACTGCCTTGAGTGTAGAGCCGCAAAGCTTCCTCACGGCTGAGGCAGTTCTTTTCAGGATACAAAGAGAGCCCCCCGACTGTCTTGCCAGCGACAAGCCAATAGAGAGAGTTCCAAGGATTGTAGTTCGCAACACGGGTCGCATCGGTGCCAGCTCCTACGGGCAATCCCATCTCCAGCATTCGCCGCACGGGTGGAGTTCGCGCGGCAGTCGCCGCTCCATAGCGGTTCACAAAATACTCCCCCTGGAAAGCCATCCGATGCTGGATGGCGATACCACCGCCCAGAGCCTTCACCCTTTCCAGGCTGCGATCACTGATCGTTTCGCAATGGTCGAAGAACCAGTGCAAACCTTGCAGGGGCACTTCTCGATTCACTTCTTCAAAGACATTGAGGAAGCGGTTAATGCTCTCTTCATAGGTGGCATGCAGCCGGAATGGCCAACGGTTCTGTGCCAGCAACGTCACCACCTCTTTCAGTTCTGGTTCAAGCGAGGTCGGCAGATCAGGGCGCGGTTCCAGGAAATCCTCAAAATCCGCCGCGCTGAAGACCAGCATCTCTCCGGCACCATTGACCTTGTAATAATCATCGCCACTGCCAGGCCGGGTCATGCCGATCCAACGCTGAAAGTCGGCTTTCTCGCCCCCTTTATTCTGCGTAAACAAATTATAGGCAATGCGCAGACTCAGCTCACCGCGCTGATGGAGCTCAGAGATAACTGCGTAATCATCGGGGTAATTTTGGAAGCCTCCTCCGGCATCACAAACACTGGTTAAACCCAGCCGATTGAGCTCGCGCATAAAATGCCGCGTCGAATTGTATTGATACTCCAAAGGCAGTTTCGGCCCTTTGGCCAAAGTTGCATAAAGGATCAAAGCGTTTGGTCGTGCGATGAGCAGGCCTGTAGGCTCGCCATTTTTGTCTCGCTGGATTT
Protein-coding regions in this window:
- a CDS encoding peroxiredoxin; the protein is MKYTLTILALAASLFTSAQAGQGEKVDLPAPQVSGVNQDGTTVNFADVYAKGPTVVFFYPKANTPGCTKQACSLRDAFGDLTKEGVQVLGVSFDGVEAQLKFKNDHTLPYDLIADPEGKIVDAFNVDRIVKGPMTLASRQAFLIKGDKIVWKDSKASTDQQAADIKRVLAETK
- a CDS encoding hybrid sensor histidine kinase/response regulator, with the translated sequence MNGPERIRILIVENEGLVGCDMASCLSGLGYRVVGNCATGEDALRLYDEVHPDLVLMDVHLDGTLDGIETTRRLQRKGHVGVVYVTACADLETVNRARDTNPQGYLLKPFNQDELRLTVEVAASRHLAEKERLKREQSYFEAFQSLTDGVIAADLAGVIVFMNPAAARITGWAEQQGVGRSLHEVFRIYHPSGEPAAVELSTATQPARERTVWLTTQDGTRVAVQDRSTPLKDQSGQLTGVVILFRGLAVPVSENLPTTVSPAERAAQAPLVDVVESISDPLVALDGKWQLIYANASAQKLFERGPEKLLGANFWDLLPTATRESHYEALAHALLHRESVTRELYFEEKQTWLEIRGHPFAEGLLVLMQDITSRREEADRRNRLDRLESLGLLARGFAHEFNNLLTVLLGNISLAEMRLRSAVQLPELHTAKQATLQAQGLVQQLLTFARGGAPIKRPTQLGDLVEQFFLHHSRATRIEYRLELAPRLPNLAVDPAQLRRLLGNLIRNAEQAQPEGGLITVRCVPADPGEMFPHEMLQDHPMQPTGVVIEVHDRGEGIAPENLAHIFEPYYSTRKAENATGLGLTVCESIAKAHGGSISVRSEPGKGTTVRFYLPVDAEGDEVEAMGLSTAFDSPPQSAVPRILVLEDDPLVRNLIVRNLSSQNYEIAESAEGTETVRLYQEALQQGQPFDLVILDLSIPNGMGGVRTMERLRQLDPEVLAIVSSGYSDDPVMAKPAAYGFAAVLPKPYEPADMLRLVKAVLAQREVRK
- a CDS encoding PAS domain-containing protein, which encodes MSSSVLRNVIQPRQFPSSAAKMEGGDQGLADPCKVPEEMEAVLGVLIENAPVAMAMFDDQMRYMLANRAWVEEFSLQAAQPLMGRSQYEVFPGMHPGWKQVYDRALQGHVVRSEHDALSGPDGRRVIYRWEVRPWRRKQDASVGGLMVTCEKFGNAAALQSLPAEEGTVSEAPAAATAASNLASELNLSPLPMVLLDERAVIHQANPAAVELGLARGIQEGFSAFWDVFAESRESGRVQLQWGLTLEKLAGDHKHEGWILDVPALQAQSFSDASRLPSQRWLVTHTVSTQEGEKRYLAMRLPASAAAPSPFSAAERGGASGGGAPDLASLATAVASISQATPGVSETATRMLEMRRLQDELARARQELRTLHEAERVFTQKEARVRQYLDALPCGVLVLDEHGMPMGQNEPLTRLLGRGLQKDETVETWLAAACPNGDHREEVMTMWREDVWRRQLTRTFSLATADGLLKELEFQPASLPGGGLLVCIQDVTEPCRQEEQLRSTEAKFRTLLHEVPLPVVLMDKAGAVFEVNHLAETLLGHPKTELRRYPLDAWLEPEDASARRAALRQLLETGGRSAVVEVRVRQASQSSVPVSLIMAPVMDAQGQPHCTIFLFQKKTPAAVSGSMAFAPREMAPQMAIPTSAAFFAPPMDAAAYGGAAGGSVRRSLLKTNVNGRIREITPRGLELLGLTEIEARGRALHLHFSPSDPSGFYAQLKRLAESVEGEADLACFNRDGQRQAVRLKVTPLDGGGFDFHVQEVAMVGLPNVQAAATPQVPQTVVQIQPTVSWPVADLSREKLLLSETHHRIKNHLQIISSLLNLESNTVANPDALSALRSSQNRVRAIAELHQHLYQIALGAAESFKAFAEGLVRRLRDCYQVSTDQVAVQLFLEEGEIQQEWLMPLALTLNETLSNSFEHAFPGGRPGHIQVRLSFGSQGGQLIVEDDGVGLPAGFEAGASAGLGLKILAVFAEQMRGQFSVGSSNSGGTEIQLRFPIAYADI
- a CDS encoding 23S rRNA (pseudouridine(1915)-N(3))-methyltransferase RlmH; protein product: MHWRIVTVGKPALSWARQGLDDYLHRLRRVAKVEHVVIKEGPRDHVETQLLQASADSFRIVLDERGKAYRSLDLARWIEQKDLHGTKRASLIIGGADGHSAAFRAQADECWTLSSFTLQHEIALVVLAEQLYRAYSILRNEPYHRE
- a CDS encoding 2-oxoacid:acceptor oxidoreductase subunit alpha; protein product: MSTATASPASSVSTTLRNAVIRLAGNSQDGIQSIGGFLARLAGRTQHDVMTYMTIPSTISGGPSIFQLHLGSGEVLHPGDESDVLVAFYQHSYDAHFNSLREGGICFYDSGEVTELKQERGIHHIGIPFTAATVEAIGGSARDRGKNMFVLGLLCAVYQLDKDKLVGIVSRQFGKKDESVLRNAMLAFDAGYAYPIGDIGTFNFEEGEHKDEHRLSTDGNTLMTMGLIAAGVRYGAAYPITPWSSIMETLRTELPKYGGIYVQAEDELAAVAMTIGAAYAGHLAVTGSAGPGLSLKMEALSYASMAEIPLIVINVQRGGPSTGLPTSVEQSDLLQAIYGSHGDSPRIVLAPKDVEDCFYIALEAGKLAREYSCPVIILSDQALSSRIEAFTEPDLDKHWVEPTLDLSDRPADFKPYPLDQITRHAPPGAKMEGGRYPHVTGLEHDEWGHPSGNPKMHQKMTDKRRNKLVELSKQLPLPEVYGDQEGDALLVGWGSSYGPIKESVNRLRAEGHKIGAAHLRHLHPMPANLDSLFAKYKHIIVIEMNDVGVYGYGQLAMLLRASLADPKIQSVCKTDGLNFRIGEIVTGVEKAMAKV